A genomic window from Martelella lutilitoris includes:
- the kdsA gene encoding 3-deoxy-8-phosphooctulonate synthase → MNNRTVSAGEGAAKVAFSNDGKLSLIAGPCQMESRDHAFMMAGRLVEICRDAGIGLVYKSSFDKANRTSLNAERGMGLEKSLEVFSDLKQEFGFPVLTDIHTEAQCAEVANVVDVLQIPAFLCRQTDLLIAAAKTGRVINVKKGQFLAPWDMKNVLAKIVDSGNDNVLLCERGVSFGYNTLVSDMRALPIMAETGAPVIFDATHSVQQPGGQGGATGGQREFVETLARAAVATGVAGVFIETHQDPDNAPSDGPNMVPLDQMPRLLEKLLAFDAIAKER, encoded by the coding sequence ATGAACAATCGGACCGTTTCGGCCGGTGAGGGCGCGGCGAAGGTTGCCTTTTCCAACGACGGAAAACTGTCGCTGATTGCCGGACCCTGCCAGATGGAAAGCCGCGACCACGCCTTCATGATGGCGGGGCGACTGGTCGAGATCTGCCGCGATGCCGGGATCGGCCTCGTCTACAAATCCTCCTTCGACAAGGCCAACCGCACCTCGCTCAATGCCGAGCGCGGCATGGGTCTGGAGAAATCGCTGGAAGTCTTTTCCGATCTGAAGCAGGAGTTCGGCTTCCCGGTGCTGACCGACATTCATACGGAAGCGCAATGCGCAGAGGTGGCGAACGTCGTCGATGTGCTGCAGATCCCCGCGTTCCTGTGCCGGCAAACCGACCTTTTGATCGCCGCCGCAAAGACCGGACGTGTCATCAATGTCAAAAAGGGTCAGTTCCTGGCGCCCTGGGACATGAAGAACGTGCTCGCCAAGATCGTCGACAGCGGCAATGACAACGTGCTTCTCTGCGAGCGCGGCGTCTCCTTCGGCTACAACACGCTGGTCTCCGACATGCGCGCTCTGCCGATCATGGCCGAAACCGGCGCGCCGGTGATCTTCGATGCCACCCATTCGGTGCAGCAGCCGGGCGGGCAGGGCGGCGCGACCGGCGGCCAACGCGAATTCGTGGAAACCCTGGCGCGCGCGGCCGTTGCAACGGGCGTTGCCGGCGTCTTTATCGAAACCCATCAGGACCCCGACAACGCGCCATCCGACGGGCCGAACATGGTTCCGCTTGATCAGATGCCGCGACTTCTTGAAAAACTTCTCGCTTTTGACGCAATCGCGAAGGAAAGATAG
- a CDS encoding ABC transporter permease gives MFLEMIKLALRAVRRNLLRSFLTVLGVVIGVSAVIAMVTIGNGTAEQVRSEVARLGTDILFVRPGQRAPGAPAEAAKGFSERDIAALRNQVPDLRAVAPQNISTVTVVAEGENRRTTVIGTNDDFLAAQDWSIETGSDFSRAAASGGGDTACILGATVRRELFGENDPVGSNVRVGNVSCAVIGTLGEKGESSMGRDQDDIVLMPISAFQRRVGGDSYIESILLAARDGVSTENLEADVTALLRQRRNIQPGRANDFEVNDMTEIANAVTGTKSHLTGMLTAVAAVSLLVGGIGIMNIMLVSVTERTREIGLRLTVGALERQVLLQFMVEAVVLSLLGGIVGVVAGLAVAYAVVQYLSVPFVIAPWMILGAFAFSALIGIIFGFFPARRAARMNPIEALRHE, from the coding sequence ATGTTTCTTGAGATGATCAAGCTTGCGCTTCGCGCCGTCCGCCGTAACCTGCTGCGCTCCTTCCTGACCGTCCTCGGCGTTGTCATCGGCGTTTCGGCGGTGATCGCCATGGTCACGATCGGCAACGGCACGGCCGAACAGGTGCGCAGCGAGGTCGCCCGCCTTGGAACCGATATCCTGTTCGTCAGGCCCGGCCAGCGGGCGCCCGGCGCGCCGGCGGAGGCTGCAAAGGGCTTCAGCGAGCGCGATATCGCCGCATTGCGCAACCAGGTGCCGGATCTGCGCGCCGTCGCGCCGCAGAATATCTCGACGGTGACGGTCGTTGCCGAGGGCGAGAACCGCAGGACGACAGTGATCGGCACCAATGACGATTTTCTCGCCGCCCAGGACTGGTCTATCGAGACCGGTAGCGATTTCTCCCGCGCGGCGGCGTCCGGCGGCGGCGACACCGCCTGCATTCTCGGCGCAACCGTGCGGCGCGAACTGTTTGGCGAGAATGACCCTGTCGGCAGCAATGTGCGCGTCGGCAATGTTTCCTGCGCGGTGATCGGCACGCTCGGGGAAAAGGGCGAGAGCAGCATGGGCCGCGACCAGGACGACATCGTGCTGATGCCGATCAGCGCCTTCCAGCGCCGCGTCGGCGGCGACAGCTATATCGAGAGCATCCTTCTGGCCGCGCGCGATGGCGTTTCGACCGAAAATCTCGAGGCCGACGTCACCGCCCTCCTCCGCCAGCGCCGCAACATCCAGCCCGGACGGGCCAATGATTTCGAAGTCAACGACATGACCGAGATCGCCAATGCCGTGACCGGCACGAAAAGCCATCTCACCGGCATGCTGACCGCCGTAGCGGCCGTCAGCCTGCTTGTGGGCGGCATCGGCATCATGAACATCATGCTCGTATCGGTGACCGAGCGTACCCGCGAGATCGGGCTGCGGTTGACCGTCGGGGCACTGGAACGCCAGGTGCTGCTTCAGTTCATGGTCGAGGCGGTCGTGCTGTCGCTGCTTGGCGGCATTGTCGGCGTGGTGGCGGGTCTTGCCGTCGCCTATGCGGTGGTTCAGTATCTCTCCGTGCCTTTCGTCATCGCCCCCTGGATGATCCTCGGTGCGTTTGCCTTCTCGGCGTTGATCGGCATCATCTTCGGCTTCTTCCCCGCCCGCCGCGCGGCCCGTATGAACCCGATCGAGGCTCTGCGCCACGAATAG
- a CDS encoding VOC family protein has translation MSLSHRATRPLDHLVLPVVDLATARLRLSALGFSVAPEARHPFGTENACVYFTDGTYLEPLGIADLQIYGNHIRDGLEFVARDRAFRFRVGEDGLSAIVFKSEDASADHEAFAAEGIAAGGLFRFTRRFQREDGSEAEAGFRLAFAADPRAPDLFFFTCERLLPLSPPEALMAHQNGVTGIAEVLIGEDNPMEFEPLLQQLGHCHETEIHPHGVTVEGIGADISIFTHAHLSDRFGISPPDTGRGLVGRAIAFEAADIGNTADILAKNAVQHIAADGMICVPPAPGQGVTFIFKEA, from the coding sequence ATGTCTCTTTCGCACCGAGCCACGCGTCCGCTTGATCACCTCGTGCTGCCCGTCGTCGACCTGGCGACGGCAAGGCTTCGGCTGAGCGCGCTCGGCTTCAGCGTCGCGCCGGAGGCTCGCCACCCGTTCGGCACTGAAAACGCCTGCGTCTATTTCACCGACGGCACCTATCTCGAACCACTCGGGATCGCCGATCTGCAGATCTACGGGAATCACATTCGCGACGGCCTCGAATTCGTGGCGCGCGACCGCGCCTTCCGCTTCCGCGTTGGCGAGGATGGGCTGTCAGCAATCGTGTTCAAGAGCGAGGACGCGTCCGCCGACCACGAGGCTTTTGCGGCGGAAGGCATCGCCGCGGGCGGTCTCTTCCGCTTTACGCGCCGGTTCCAGCGCGAGGACGGCAGCGAGGCGGAAGCCGGTTTCCGGCTGGCCTTCGCGGCGGATCCGCGCGCGCCGGACCTCTTCTTCTTCACTTGCGAGCGGCTGTTGCCGTTGAGCCCGCCGGAAGCGCTGATGGCGCACCAGAACGGCGTGACGGGCATTGCCGAAGTGCTGATCGGCGAGGATAACCCGATGGAATTCGAGCCCCTGCTGCAGCAGCTCGGCCATTGCCATGAAACGGAGATCCATCCACACGGCGTGACGGTGGAGGGGATCGGCGCAGACATCTCCATCTTTACCCATGCGCATCTGAGCGATCGCTTCGGGATTTCCCCGCCTGACACAGGACGCGGTCTTGTCGGCAGGGCGATTGCCTTCGAGGCAGCGGATATCGGCAATACCGCTGATATTCTCGCCAAGAACGCGGTTCAGCACATAGCGGCGGACGGAATGATCTGCGTTCCGCCTGCGCCCGGACAGGGCGTGACATTCATATTCAAGGAAGCATGA
- a CDS encoding ABC transporter ATP-binding protein has product MTTAPLIEFRNVYKTYGTGEAEIVALNGVDFAIEAGEFVSIMGPSGSGKSTAMNILGWLDRPTSGQFYFQGVDTTELKTTKLTLLRRHLLAFVFQRYNLLPRSSALENVELPLLYRGVNRRERRERAEFALSQVGLADRLDQRTQELSGGQQQRVAIARALITEPAVLLADEPTGSLDTRTSNEIMELITGLNTEIGITVVMVTHEENVARYASRRMQFLDGALERGYRPGRGDRQENGHVS; this is encoded by the coding sequence ATGACGACGGCGCCGCTCATCGAATTCCGCAATGTCTACAAGACCTATGGCACCGGCGAGGCCGAGATCGTCGCCCTCAACGGCGTCGATTTCGCGATCGAGGCCGGCGAGTTCGTGTCGATCATGGGACCTTCCGGGTCAGGAAAGTCGACGGCGATGAACATCCTCGGCTGGCTCGACCGGCCAACCAGCGGGCAGTTCTATTTTCAGGGGGTCGACACGACCGAACTGAAGACGACGAAGCTGACCCTGCTGCGCCGCCACCTCCTGGCCTTCGTCTTCCAGCGCTACAATCTTCTGCCGCGCTCCTCGGCGCTCGAGAATGTGGAACTGCCCCTGCTCTATCGTGGCGTCAACCGTCGGGAGCGGCGCGAGCGGGCCGAGTTCGCGCTTTCCCAGGTCGGTCTCGCCGATCGTCTCGACCAGCGCACGCAGGAGCTTTCCGGCGGCCAGCAGCAGCGCGTGGCGATCGCTCGCGCGCTGATCACGGAGCCCGCCGTCCTGCTCGCCGACGAGCCGACCGGCAGCCTTGATACCCGCACCAGCAACGAGATCATGGAACTGATCACCGGCCTCAACACCGAGATCGGCATCACCGTCGTCATGGTGACGCATGAGGAGAACGTGGCGCGCTATGCCAGCCGCCGCATGCAGTTCCTCGATGGCGCGCTCGAGCGCGGCTACCGGCCGGGACGCGGTGACAGACAGGAGAACGGCCATGTTTCTTGA
- the eno gene encoding phosphopyruvate hydratase yields MTTITDILAREILDSRGNPTVEVDVYLEDGTIGRAAVPSGASTGAHEAVELRDGGERYLGKGVEKAVNAVNTEILEAIVGLDVENQMEIDQTMIELDGTSNKGRLGANAILGVSLASAKAAATACGLPLYRYVGGTFAHLLPVPMMNIINGGEHADNPIDFQEFMIMPVGADTLRDAVRMGSEIFHTLKKELSAGGFNTAIGDEGGFAPALPSTISALDFIMKSIEKAGYKPGDDVYLAMDAASTEFYKDGKYEMEGEGKTFSSGEMAAYLADLIGKYPIFSIEDGLAEDDWDGWKELTSMIGGKCQLVGDDLFVTNTKRLKDGIKMGVGNSLLVKVNQIGSLTETLDAVETAHKAGYTSVMSHRSGETEDATIADLAVATNCGQIKTGSLSRSDRLAKYNQLIRIEEELGAQAVFAGKSILKA; encoded by the coding sequence ATGACGACAATCACCGACATTCTCGCCCGTGAAATCCTCGACAGCCGTGGCAATCCCACGGTCGAGGTGGATGTGTATCTGGAAGACGGCACCATCGGGCGCGCCGCCGTGCCTTCGGGCGCATCGACCGGCGCGCATGAGGCCGTTGAGCTGCGTGACGGCGGCGAGCGCTATCTGGGCAAGGGCGTCGAGAAGGCCGTCAATGCCGTCAATACGGAAATCCTCGAAGCCATCGTCGGCCTGGATGTCGAGAACCAGATGGAAATCGACCAGACGATGATCGAGCTCGATGGCACGTCGAACAAGGGCCGTCTCGGCGCCAACGCCATCCTCGGCGTTTCGCTCGCTTCCGCCAAGGCCGCGGCGACGGCCTGCGGCCTGCCGCTCTACCGTTATGTCGGCGGCACCTTCGCCCATCTCCTGCCGGTTCCGATGATGAACATCATCAATGGCGGCGAACACGCCGACAACCCGATCGACTTCCAGGAATTCATGATCATGCCCGTCGGCGCCGACACGCTGCGCGACGCCGTGCGGATGGGCTCGGAGATCTTCCACACGCTGAAGAAGGAACTCTCCGCCGGCGGCTTCAACACCGCGATCGGCGACGAGGGCGGTTTCGCTCCGGCGCTTCCCAGCACCATCTCCGCGCTCGACTTCATCATGAAGTCGATCGAAAAGGCCGGCTACAAGCCGGGCGATGACGTCTATCTCGCCATGGATGCCGCCTCGACCGAATTCTACAAGGACGGCAAGTACGAGATGGAAGGCGAGGGCAAGACCTTCTCTTCCGGAGAAATGGCCGCCTATCTCGCCGACCTCATCGGCAAGTACCCGATCTTCTCGATCGAGGACGGCCTGGCCGAAGACGACTGGGATGGCTGGAAGGAACTGACGTCGATGATCGGCGGCAAGTGCCAGCTCGTCGGCGACGACCTGTTCGTCACCAACACCAAGCGCCTGAAGGACGGGATCAAGATGGGCGTCGGCAACTCGCTGCTCGTCAAGGTCAACCAGATCGGCTCGCTGACGGAAACGCTCGACGCCGTCGAGACCGCCCACAAGGCCGGCTACACCTCGGTCATGTCACACCGTTCGGGCGAAACCGAGGACGCCACGATCGCCGACCTCGCCGTTGCCACCAATTGCGGTCAGATCAAGACCGGTTCTCTGTCGCGCTCCGACCGTCTGGCGAAATACAACCAGCTGATCCGCATCGAGGAAGAACTCGGCGCCCAGGCCGTCTTTGCCGGAAAGTCGATCCTGAAGGCCTGA